The following are encoded together in the Pseudoalteromonas ruthenica genome:
- the gltB gene encoding glutamate synthase large subunit: protein MLYDSALEKDNCGFGLIAQVNGQASHKLIRTAITGLARMEHRGGISADGKTGDGCGLLMQKPDSFFRAVAKENNWLLGKNYAVGMVFLSQDPVQAEAAKRVITKELEQETLTLQGWREVPTDTSYLGDIALKQLPQFMQVFVSAPEGWRPKDLERRLYIARRRIEKQLEQDKDFYIASLSGLVTVYKGLMMPEDLPNFYLDLADIRMTSAICVFHQRFSTNTQPRWPLAQPFRYLAHNGEINTITGNRQWARARAYKFSSPLLPDLQSAAPFVNESGSDSSSLDNMLELFLAGGMDLFRAMRMLVPPAWQKNRAMDDDLRAFYDFNSMHMEPWDGPAGIVMSDGRFAACNLDRNGLRPARYVVTQDGFITLASEVGIWDYAADEVVEKGRVGPGELMVVDTLHGKVWHSGEIDQDLKARHPYKQWLEQNVKRLTPFEKLTDKEAGNRSFDADTLLIYQKMFAYTNEELDQVIRVMGENGQEATGSMGDDTPFAVLSEGHRSLYDYFRQKFAQVTNPPIDPLRENHVMSLTTCIGREQNVFNETTGHAKRLQFDSPVLMYSDMVQLRSANDEHYSHSQVDLNYTSDETLEQALERVCDEAQRKAEEGAVMVILTDRHITQDSLPIPAAMAVGAVQQRLVNNNLRCDTNIIIETASARDPHHFAVLLGFGATAIYPYLAYESLVAMSDNKVIDKSYREVTLSYRNAINKGLFKIMSKMGISTISSYRCSMLFEAVGLSDKVVELCFNGVASRIAGACFADFEHDQGKLRKLAFSARKLLSHGGLLKYVHGGEYHAYNPDVIQTLQTAVRSGDYADYQRYAALVNNRPITNLRDMLALRSDTKAISVDDVEPAEALYQRFDSAAMSIGALSPEAHEALAIAMNRLGGCSNSGEGGEDKLRFDTEKNSRIKQVASGRFGVTPHYLRSADVIQIKVAQGAKPGEGGQLPGEKVTPYIAKLRYSVPGVTLISPPPHHDIYSIEDLAQLIFDLKQVNPSAMISVKLVSEPGVGTIATGVAKAYADLITIAGYDGGTGASPLTSVKYAGSPWELGLAETQQALVENGLRHRIRLQTDGGLKTGLDIIKAAILGAESFGFGTGPMVALGCKYLRICHLNNCATGVATQDETLRAKHYHGLPEMAMNYFKFIAQEAREIMASLGVTRLVDLIGRTELLEAIEGKTPKQQKVDLSHLLEKPNNISGETLYCSVHNTSHYTGRLNEELLDKAKEAIDNLSGLNLVSRINNTDRSIGGMLSGYIASKHGNQGMAADPIRLELHGTAGQSFGVFNAGGLEMTLIGDANDYVGKGMAGGRLVVRPPMGSCFQSHQAAIIGNTCLYGATGGHLYAAGCAGERFGVRNSGVTAVVEGLGDNGCEYMTGGVVCVLGKVGVNFGAGMTGGFAYVLDEAQDFDKRINPELVEIVELDNLVTHHEHLRGLIAEHLELTGSQRAEAILASFDLYLPLFKLVKPRSSDVQSLLGHRARSSAELRVQAQ from the coding sequence ATGTTATATGACTCAGCATTAGAAAAAGATAATTGTGGCTTTGGCTTGATAGCCCAAGTCAATGGGCAAGCCAGCCATAAGTTGATTCGCACCGCGATCACGGGTCTTGCCCGTATGGAACACCGGGGTGGTATTTCTGCAGACGGTAAAACCGGTGATGGTTGTGGCTTGCTGATGCAAAAGCCAGACAGCTTTTTTCGAGCTGTAGCCAAAGAAAACAACTGGTTACTGGGCAAGAACTATGCTGTGGGAATGGTTTTTCTAAGCCAAGATCCGGTTCAAGCCGAAGCGGCAAAACGCGTTATCACCAAAGAATTAGAACAAGAAACACTGACCCTACAAGGGTGGCGTGAAGTGCCGACCGATACCAGTTACTTAGGCGATATTGCCTTGAAGCAATTGCCACAGTTTATGCAGGTTTTTGTCAGCGCCCCGGAAGGATGGCGACCAAAAGATTTGGAACGTCGGCTGTACATTGCCCGCCGACGTATCGAAAAACAGTTAGAACAGGATAAGGATTTTTACATTGCTAGCCTGTCTGGGTTAGTCACTGTATACAAAGGCTTGATGATGCCAGAGGACTTGCCAAATTTTTATCTCGATTTAGCAGATATCCGCATGACCTCGGCAATTTGTGTTTTTCACCAACGTTTTTCCACCAATACCCAGCCGCGATGGCCTCTAGCACAGCCGTTCCGCTATTTGGCTCATAACGGTGAAATCAACACCATAACGGGCAATCGACAATGGGCTCGGGCTCGTGCTTATAAGTTTTCCTCACCACTGCTGCCTGATTTGCAAAGTGCCGCCCCTTTTGTCAACGAGAGTGGCTCAGACTCCTCAAGCTTGGACAACATGTTGGAGTTGTTTTTAGCCGGGGGGATGGACCTGTTCCGCGCGATGCGTATGTTAGTGCCACCGGCATGGCAAAAGAACCGAGCGATGGATGATGATCTGCGCGCATTTTATGATTTCAACTCTATGCATATGGAGCCTTGGGATGGACCTGCAGGCATTGTGATGTCCGATGGTCGCTTTGCGGCATGTAACCTCGACCGTAACGGCTTGCGACCTGCTCGCTATGTGGTGACCCAAGACGGGTTTATCACCTTGGCCTCAGAGGTCGGGATTTGGGATTATGCCGCCGATGAGGTGGTGGAGAAGGGCCGTGTTGGTCCCGGTGAACTGATGGTGGTTGATACCTTGCATGGCAAGGTATGGCACTCAGGAGAAATCGATCAAGACCTCAAAGCAAGGCACCCTTACAAACAATGGCTGGAGCAAAACGTTAAGCGCCTCACGCCTTTTGAGAAGCTGACCGACAAAGAAGCCGGTAACCGTTCGTTTGACGCTGATACGCTACTGATTTACCAGAAAATGTTTGCGTACACCAATGAGGAGTTGGACCAGGTCATTCGGGTGATGGGTGAAAATGGCCAAGAAGCCACCGGTTCAATGGGCGATGACACGCCATTTGCGGTACTTTCTGAAGGCCATCGCTCCTTGTATGATTATTTTCGACAAAAGTTTGCTCAGGTCACGAATCCGCCTATCGATCCACTGCGCGAAAACCATGTCATGTCACTAACGACCTGCATTGGCCGTGAGCAAAATGTTTTCAATGAGACCACAGGACACGCTAAGCGCTTGCAATTTGATTCGCCAGTGCTGATGTACTCGGATATGGTGCAGCTGCGCAGTGCCAACGATGAGCACTATAGCCACAGCCAAGTGGACCTAAACTATACCAGTGATGAGACCTTAGAGCAGGCGTTGGAACGCGTTTGTGATGAGGCGCAGCGTAAGGCTGAAGAAGGCGCGGTGATGGTGATTTTAACCGACCGCCATATTACCCAAGACAGCCTGCCTATTCCGGCGGCAATGGCCGTTGGTGCGGTTCAGCAACGTTTAGTGAATAACAACTTGCGTTGTGACACTAACATAATTATTGAAACTGCAAGCGCACGCGATCCTCATCATTTCGCGGTGTTACTTGGTTTTGGTGCAACCGCTATTTACCCTTACCTCGCCTATGAGTCGCTGGTGGCGATGAGCGATAACAAGGTGATCGACAAGAGCTACCGCGAAGTGACGCTGTCTTATCGCAATGCTATCAACAAAGGGTTGTTTAAGATTATGTCGAAAATGGGGATCAGTACCATTTCGTCATACCGGTGCTCTATGTTGTTCGAAGCGGTGGGATTATCCGATAAAGTGGTCGAGCTATGCTTTAATGGCGTGGCGAGTCGTATCGCTGGTGCCTGTTTTGCGGATTTTGAGCACGACCAAGGCAAGTTGCGCAAACTAGCATTTAGTGCACGTAAACTGCTCTCCCATGGTGGGCTGTTAAAATACGTTCATGGCGGCGAATATCACGCTTATAACCCCGATGTGATCCAAACACTGCAAACCGCAGTGCGCTCAGGAGACTATGCGGACTATCAACGTTATGCGGCCCTGGTAAACAATCGTCCCATCACTAATTTGCGCGATATGCTCGCGCTGCGCAGCGATACTAAGGCCATTAGTGTCGATGATGTTGAGCCGGCAGAGGCGCTTTATCAGCGTTTTGATTCCGCCGCCATGAGTATCGGCGCGTTATCGCCAGAAGCGCATGAAGCTCTGGCAATTGCGATGAACCGCTTAGGCGGGTGTTCTAACTCGGGCGAGGGTGGCGAGGACAAGCTGCGCTTTGATACCGAGAAAAATTCACGTATTAAACAAGTGGCATCAGGACGCTTTGGCGTCACTCCGCACTATCTGCGCAGTGCTGATGTTATCCAAATCAAAGTCGCCCAAGGCGCTAAGCCTGGCGAGGGAGGCCAGCTGCCCGGTGAGAAGGTCACACCTTATATCGCAAAACTTCGGTATTCGGTACCAGGTGTGACCTTAATTTCACCTCCACCACACCACGATATTTACTCTATTGAGGATTTGGCGCAGCTGATATTCGACCTCAAGCAGGTGAATCCAAGTGCAATGATCTCGGTTAAGTTAGTGTCAGAGCCAGGGGTCGGCACCATTGCTACCGGTGTGGCCAAAGCTTACGCCGACCTTATCACCATAGCCGGGTACGACGGTGGCACCGGGGCCAGCCCACTGACATCAGTGAAGTATGCGGGTAGCCCGTGGGAGTTGGGATTAGCGGAAACGCAGCAAGCCCTAGTTGAAAATGGCTTGCGTCACCGTATTCGCTTGCAAACAGACGGCGGTTTAAAAACCGGCTTAGACATCATCAAGGCGGCCATTCTCGGCGCTGAAAGCTTTGGTTTTGGCACCGGACCTATGGTGGCTCTGGGGTGTAAATACCTGCGTATTTGTCACCTCAATAACTGTGCAACCGGTGTAGCGACGCAAGACGAGACATTACGGGCCAAGCATTATCATGGCTTGCCTGAGATGGCGATGAACTACTTTAAGTTTATTGCCCAAGAAGCGCGAGAAATCATGGCATCTCTGGGCGTCACGCGACTAGTGGATTTAATTGGTCGCACCGAATTACTCGAAGCCATTGAGGGCAAAACGCCGAAACAGCAAAAAGTCGACCTCAGTCATTTATTGGAGAAGCCCAATAATATCAGCGGTGAGACCCTATACTGCTCGGTGCACAATACTTCGCATTATACGGGGCGCTTGAATGAGGAGCTGCTCGATAAAGCCAAGGAGGCCATTGATAACTTATCGGGTTTAAATTTGGTGAGCCGCATTAATAACACCGATCGTTCCATTGGTGGCATGCTTTCCGGCTATATTGCCTCGAAGCACGGTAACCAGGGTATGGCCGCTGATCCAATTCGTCTTGAGCTACATGGCACTGCCGGGCAATCCTTTGGTGTGTTTAATGCCGGTGGTCTCGAGATGACCCTTATTGGCGATGCCAATGATTATGTCGGTAAAGGCATGGCCGGTGGGCGCTTAGTCGTTCGCCCACCAATGGGCTCATGTTTCCAATCACACCAAGCGGCAATTATTGGCAATACCTGCCTATATGGTGCAACTGGGGGTCATTTATATGCTGCTGGTTGTGCTGGCGAGCGCTTTGGTGTGCGTAACTCCGGCGTCACCGCTGTGGTTGAAGGCTTAGGAGATAATGGCTGCGAATACATGACCGGCGGCGTCGTATGTGTGCTTGGTAAGGTTGGGGTGAACTTTGGTGCAGGGATGACAGGTGGTTTTGCCTATGTACTCGACGAAGCCCAAGACTTTGATAAACGCATCAACCCAGAGCTGGTGGAAATTGTCGAACTGGATAACTTAGTAACACATCATGAGCACCTCCGTGGATTGATAGCTGAACACTTAGAACTCACCGGTTCGCAGCGAGCCGAGGCTATTCTTGCTAGCTTTGATCTGTATCTACCGCTGTTTAAGTTGGTGAAACCAAGATCCAGTGATGTGCAGAGTTTATTGGGCCACCGCGCCCGCAGTAGCGCGGAGTTGCGCGTACAGGCGCAATAG
- a CDS encoding FAD-dependent oxidoreductase yields the protein MSQNVYQFIDVQRVDPRKKPISTRKQQFVEIYEPFSQNQVDSQADRCLDCGNPYCEWQCPVHNYIPQWLKLIRTGRILEAAELSHRTNSLPEVCGRVCPQDRLCEGACTLNEDFGAVTIGNIEKYITDTAFAMGWKPDMKHVVWTDKKVAIIGAGPAGLGCADVLVRNGVKPVVFDRHPEIGGLLTFGIPSFKLEKEVMQRRREIFTEMGVEFQLNTEIGKDIELQSIIDQYDAVFLGVGTYQSMRGNLANEDAEGVYDALPFLIGNTNRVMGYDESQTPFVDMQGKRVVVLGGGDTAMDCVRTSVRQQANHVICAYRRDEENMPGSKREVKNAKEEGVEFMFNVQPKGIEVNEQGIVTGVKMIKTQLTEADENGRRRAEEVAGSEHVVAADAVLMAFGFKPHKMEWLSPFGVEINSWGGITAPEQGEYTHQTTNPKIFAGGDAVRGSDLVVTAIFEGRNAAEGIMDYLEV from the coding sequence ATGAGTCAGAATGTTTATCAATTTATTGACGTGCAGCGCGTGGACCCAAGGAAAAAGCCGATTTCCACACGCAAGCAGCAGTTTGTCGAGATTTACGAACCATTTTCGCAAAACCAAGTCGACTCTCAGGCGGATCGCTGCTTGGATTGCGGCAACCCCTATTGCGAGTGGCAGTGCCCGGTCCATAATTACATCCCGCAGTGGCTAAAGCTGATCCGCACTGGGCGTATACTCGAGGCAGCTGAGCTGTCTCACCGCACCAATAGCCTGCCAGAGGTGTGTGGTCGGGTATGCCCGCAAGACCGTCTTTGTGAAGGCGCTTGTACGCTCAATGAAGACTTTGGCGCGGTGACAATAGGAAATATAGAAAAATACATCACCGATACCGCGTTTGCTATGGGCTGGAAGCCTGATATGAAGCACGTGGTGTGGACCGATAAAAAAGTCGCCATTATTGGTGCTGGCCCCGCTGGCTTGGGGTGTGCTGATGTGTTGGTACGCAATGGCGTTAAGCCGGTGGTATTTGACCGTCACCCGGAAATCGGGGGGTTGCTAACCTTTGGCATTCCTTCTTTCAAGCTTGAAAAAGAAGTAATGCAGCGTCGTCGTGAAATCTTCACCGAGATGGGAGTGGAGTTTCAACTGAATACCGAAATAGGCAAAGATATTGAATTGCAAAGTATTATTGATCAATACGATGCAGTCTTTTTAGGTGTTGGCACATACCAAAGCATGCGCGGCAATTTAGCCAATGAGGATGCCGAAGGCGTCTATGACGCATTACCATTTTTAATTGGTAATACGAATCGCGTGATGGGCTATGATGAAAGCCAAACGCCTTTTGTTGATATGCAAGGCAAGCGCGTTGTCGTGCTCGGCGGTGGAGACACCGCGATGGATTGTGTGCGTACCTCGGTGCGTCAACAGGCAAACCATGTGATCTGTGCCTATCGTCGCGATGAAGAAAATATGCCGGGCTCAAAGCGCGAGGTGAAAAACGCCAAAGAAGAAGGCGTGGAATTCATGTTCAACGTTCAACCTAAAGGTATTGAGGTGAATGAACAAGGCATCGTCACCGGTGTGAAAATGATAAAAACCCAACTCACAGAGGCGGATGAAAATGGTCGGCGCCGCGCCGAAGAAGTCGCGGGCTCTGAACATGTCGTGGCCGCTGATGCCGTGCTCATGGCTTTTGGCTTCAAACCCCACAAGATGGAGTGGTTATCGCCGTTTGGTGTCGAAATCAATAGCTGGGGTGGGATCACTGCGCCTGAGCAAGGCGAATATACTCACCAAACGACTAATCCAAAGATTTTCGCTGGCGGTGACGCGGTACGAGGATCCGATCTGGTCGTCACCGCGATCTTTGAAGGTCGAAACGCCGCTGAGGGCATCATGGACTACCTCGAGGTATAA
- a CDS encoding LysE family translocator, whose product MEYVLAVTLFAISASITPGPNNILVMTSGVNFGVKRSLPLLTGICVGFAVMLLLVGLGFSYVFSRYPSLHFVIKCLGVLYLLYLAFVIAFSSAAIEGKEQHRPLSFINGALFQWVNGKAWVVASGAIAAFTSVGGEFSGDNIVIVLTFLLVSFPCVGVWLMFGSMLKNLLNTANRRRWFNLTMALLLVLSVIPVLKEIVTAL is encoded by the coding sequence ATGGAATATGTGTTAGCGGTGACTCTGTTTGCCATTTCTGCTTCCATCACCCCAGGACCCAACAATATTTTAGTGATGACTTCTGGCGTTAACTTTGGCGTTAAGCGTAGTCTGCCGTTACTGACAGGCATTTGCGTGGGCTTTGCTGTTATGTTGTTGCTTGTCGGCCTCGGATTTTCTTATGTATTTAGCAGATACCCAAGCCTGCACTTTGTCATAAAGTGTTTAGGTGTTCTTTATTTACTCTACCTTGCGTTCGTTATTGCTTTTTCATCCGCTGCCATTGAGGGGAAGGAGCAGCATCGACCTTTATCATTTATCAATGGTGCGTTATTTCAATGGGTTAATGGTAAAGCTTGGGTTGTTGCTAGCGGCGCTATTGCCGCTTTTACGAGTGTTGGAGGGGAATTTAGTGGCGACAATATTGTTATCGTCCTGACTTTCTTATTGGTGTCATTTCCCTGCGTTGGCGTGTGGCTAATGTTTGGTTCAATGCTTAAAAATCTACTCAACACCGCAAACAGACGTCGCTGGTTTAACCTGACGATGGCATTGTTACTGGTGTTATCGGTGATACCTGTGCTTAAGGAAATAGTAACAGCACTTTAG
- the recN gene encoding DNA repair protein RecN, which yields MLCGLKITNFAIVSELETQWRSGMTAITGETGAGKSIAIDALSLCLGERADAGAVRPGAKQADISARFDISQLPKAQQYLQEHMLEGDDDECLLRRVVAKNGRSKSYVNGIAVTAGQLKELGQYLLSIHGQHAHQLLLKSDQQLHLLDEYAGHGALLEQVANAHHTYTNLHRERQQLEAKHAQQQAQKQLLEYQVAELDEFSLNEGEYADIEVEHHKLSHSQQLLEGSQQQLYALYEGEEQTINGALQQSAAAIAELANIDNALEGVATMLNDACVQVEEASRELRAYCDGAELDPQRLQYLDERLGTAVTLARKHMVEPEALVEHHQHIKAELEAICVDDQRLAQLDEEIASALAAYQQHSLALSDSRKHAAEQLGELIGASMHELSMENGRFAIELDYDNERTPSKLGQDRIEFMVSTNPGQPLQALSKVASGGELSRISLAIQVIIAQRVTTPTLIFDEVDVGISGPTAAAVGKLLRRLGESTQVICVTHLPQVASSAMNQFFVAKEVANDETYTQMQPLNKQGRVDEIARLLAGDNISKATLANAKELIAAHG from the coding sequence ATGCTGTGTGGATTAAAAATTACTAATTTTGCCATTGTAAGCGAATTGGAAACCCAATGGCGCAGTGGCATGACTGCCATAACCGGTGAAACAGGGGCCGGTAAATCCATTGCTATTGATGCGCTGTCGCTGTGTTTAGGTGAACGCGCTGACGCTGGCGCAGTGCGCCCAGGGGCAAAGCAAGCCGATATTAGCGCGCGGTTTGATATTAGCCAGCTGCCTAAAGCACAACAGTATTTGCAAGAGCATATGTTAGAGGGTGATGATGACGAGTGTTTGCTGCGTCGCGTGGTTGCTAAAAATGGCCGTAGTAAAAGTTACGTTAATGGCATTGCCGTCACCGCTGGACAGCTAAAGGAGTTGGGCCAATATTTACTTTCCATCCACGGCCAACATGCTCATCAACTGTTGTTAAAAAGCGATCAGCAGCTGCATTTGCTAGACGAATACGCAGGCCACGGTGCACTACTTGAGCAAGTGGCCAACGCACATCATACTTATACCAATCTCCATCGTGAACGCCAGCAGCTAGAAGCTAAGCACGCCCAACAACAAGCACAGAAGCAACTGCTTGAATATCAAGTTGCTGAGCTTGATGAGTTCTCCCTCAATGAGGGTGAATACGCTGACATTGAAGTTGAGCATCACAAACTCAGTCATTCACAGCAGTTACTAGAAGGCTCACAACAACAGCTTTATGCCTTGTATGAGGGCGAAGAACAAACCATTAACGGTGCATTGCAACAAAGCGCCGCTGCTATCGCCGAACTGGCCAACATTGATAACGCGCTCGAGGGCGTAGCGACTATGCTCAATGATGCGTGTGTGCAAGTGGAAGAGGCTAGCCGCGAGTTACGCGCTTATTGCGATGGCGCCGAGCTGGATCCACAGCGCTTACAGTATCTAGATGAGCGTCTTGGCACCGCAGTAACTCTGGCAAGAAAGCACATGGTTGAACCCGAAGCCTTAGTAGAGCACCATCAGCATATTAAGGCTGAGTTAGAAGCTATTTGCGTTGATGACCAACGTTTAGCCCAATTAGACGAAGAAATAGCCTCGGCACTGGCTGCTTATCAGCAGCACAGCTTAGCCCTTTCAGACAGCCGCAAACACGCGGCTGAGCAACTGGGCGAGTTAATTGGCGCCAGTATGCATGAATTATCGATGGAAAATGGCCGCTTTGCCATTGAGCTTGATTACGACAACGAACGAACCCCCAGTAAGCTAGGCCAAGATCGCATAGAGTTTATGGTCAGTACCAACCCAGGCCAGCCCTTACAGGCGCTTAGCAAAGTAGCATCCGGAGGCGAGTTATCGCGCATCAGTTTAGCGATTCAAGTAATTATCGCTCAACGGGTTACCACGCCTACTCTTATTTTTGATGAAGTGGATGTAGGTATTTCTGGCCCGACAGCCGCTGCGGTAGGTAAGTTATTACGTCGTTTGGGTGAATCAACACAAGTAATCTGTGTGACCCATTTACCGCAAGTGGCTTCCAGTGCTATGAACCAGTTTTTTGTCGCCAAAGAAGTGGCCAATGATGAGACCTACACGCAAATGCAGCCGTTGAATAAGCAAGGGCGAGTCGATGAAATTGCGCGGTTATTAGCAGGGGACAACATTAGTAAAGCAACTCTGGCTAACGCCAAAGAGTTGATTGCCGCACACGGGTGA
- the nadK gene encoding NAD(+) kinase, with amino-acid sequence MSASFKTIGLIGKANHEGAALTLQRLYTFLQALGYKVLVEHHYGGQLEDAKEATLVDLVELGERADLAIVVGGDGNMLGAARVLARFDVGVIGVNRGNLGFLTDLNPDSFEASLEQVLSGQYIEEKRFLLEVEVFRHAELKSANSAMNEAVLHADKVAHMIEFECFINDDFVFSQKSDGLIVSTPTGSTAYSLSGGGPILTPGLNAMSLVPMFPHTLSSRPLVVDGDSVVRLQLSPSNTDSLQVSCDSHVVLALLPGDEVVIKKAEKPLRLVHPTDYSYYNVLRQKLNWGSRLY; translated from the coding sequence ATGAGCGCATCTTTTAAAACCATAGGCTTAATTGGTAAAGCCAATCATGAAGGCGCGGCGCTGACATTACAACGCCTCTATACCTTTTTGCAAGCACTAGGCTACAAGGTTTTGGTCGAGCACCACTATGGCGGCCAACTTGAAGACGCGAAAGAAGCCACTTTGGTGGACTTAGTGGAGTTGGGTGAACGGGCCGACTTGGCGATTGTTGTCGGCGGTGATGGTAACATGCTCGGTGCCGCTCGGGTGCTTGCCCGCTTTGATGTTGGGGTGATCGGCGTAAACCGAGGTAACTTAGGCTTTCTAACCGATTTAAACCCCGATAGCTTTGAAGCCTCTTTAGAGCAGGTTCTCAGCGGTCAGTATATAGAAGAAAAACGCTTTTTATTGGAAGTCGAAGTGTTTCGCCATGCCGAGCTAAAAAGTGCCAACTCAGCCATGAATGAGGCCGTACTGCACGCCGATAAAGTGGCTCATATGATTGAATTTGAGTGTTTTATCAACGATGATTTTGTCTTTTCGCAAAAATCAGATGGCCTGATAGTGTCCACGCCCACGGGTTCTACAGCCTACTCACTTTCTGGTGGCGGGCCCATACTCACGCCAGGTCTAAATGCCATGTCGCTAGTACCTATGTTCCCACACACCCTCTCCAGCCGCCCGCTCGTCGTTGATGGCGACAGTGTGGTGCGTTTGCAACTCAGTCCTAGTAATACCGATAGCCTGCAAGTGAGTTGTGATAGTCACGTGGTACTGGCCCTGCTCCCTGGTGATGAGGTTGTTATTAAAAAGGCTGAAAAGCCTTTACGGCTAGTCCATCCAACTGACTATTCGTACTATAACGTGTTGAGGCAAAAGCTAAACTGGGGTTCACGCTTGTATTAG
- a CDS encoding HrcA family transcriptional regulator: MKLSPRDEQIFSAVMSLYCDGEGNPVASTRIAKQKGMAVCSATVRNAMSRLEKLGLLYSPHTSAGRIPTEQGFAFWFDSYFDLDQLGLYWQPPQDKLIEFAHHLARRFKVCVCVGLPQVTTQVVFRVEVLDFDRKHWLVLLLDRHGQSHNILITKPVEANDDIRYQFATWLNSVFAQQNLLEGIHRMKAMSRTAPHYCHGSLAQWTRELGNKLGTDNSIVVGENNLYAHSQHDQEYAIGVRFLHAVEDKLAFRNGVSVLLGNSVPMPGFNDFLILSLAYFANHEYQSRFCVIAPKSAEIEAIIQEFAQIEEVDLETT; this comes from the coding sequence ATGAAATTATCACCACGTGACGAGCAGATTTTCTCTGCTGTAATGAGCTTGTATTGCGACGGCGAAGGTAATCCTGTCGCCTCGACCCGCATTGCCAAACAAAAAGGCATGGCGGTGTGCAGTGCCACCGTGCGCAATGCCATGTCTCGACTTGAAAAGCTCGGTTTACTGTACTCACCTCATACCTCTGCGGGGCGTATTCCTACTGAGCAGGGGTTTGCGTTTTGGTTTGACAGCTATTTCGACCTCGACCAACTCGGCTTGTATTGGCAGCCCCCGCAGGACAAACTGATTGAGTTTGCGCATCACCTCGCGCGACGCTTTAAAGTGTGCGTCTGTGTCGGCCTACCACAGGTAACGACGCAAGTTGTGTTTCGAGTTGAAGTACTTGATTTTGACCGCAAACATTGGCTGGTGCTGCTGCTTGACCGGCACGGGCAAAGCCATAACATTCTTATTACTAAGCCCGTCGAAGCCAATGACGACATTCGCTATCAGTTTGCAACTTGGCTGAATTCGGTGTTTGCCCAGCAAAACCTGCTCGAGGGGATCCACCGCATGAAAGCGATGAGTCGCACTGCACCGCATTATTGTCATGGTTCGCTGGCTCAGTGGACGCGAGAGCTGGGTAATAAGTTGGGCACTGATAACAGCATCGTGGTGGGCGAGAATAACCTCTACGCTCACAGCCAGCACGACCAAGAGTATGCTATTGGAGTGCGCTTTTTACATGCGGTTGAAGATAAGCTGGCCTTTCGCAATGGTGTGTCGGTGCTACTAGGTAACAGTGTGCCGATGCCGGGATTTAATGACTTCTTAATATTGAGTTTGGCGTACTTTGCGAATCACGAATACCAAAGCCGGTTTTGTGTGATTGCTCCGAAATCAGCAGAGATCGAAGCAATTATTCAAGAATTTGCGCAAATCGAAGAAGTGGACCTTGAAACCACTTAA
- the grpE gene encoding nucleotide exchange factor GrpE, translating into MSEQTQAKENEQDNPQEAVEQEQASEQQAQGDDNSAEAEIAALHAELEAAKQTIEDQKDSVVRAAAEVENIRRRAAQDVDKAHKFALEKFAGDLLPVLDNLERAIEFADKDNEAIKPMLEGVEMTAKSFVEALGKFNVEVVEPQGETFNPDLHQAMSMQPSEDVAPNTVLAVMQKGYTLNGRLLRPAMVMVSKAP; encoded by the coding sequence ATGTCCGAGCAAACACAGGCGAAAGAAAACGAACAGGACAACCCGCAAGAAGCGGTGGAACAAGAGCAGGCGAGTGAGCAACAAGCTCAAGGCGATGATAACAGCGCAGAAGCTGAAATCGCTGCGCTTCACGCAGAATTAGAAGCGGCTAAGCAAACGATAGAAGATCAAAAAGATAGCGTTGTTCGCGCTGCTGCCGAAGTGGAAAACATTCGTCGTCGTGCGGCTCAAGATGTCGACAAGGCGCACAAGTTTGCACTGGAAAAGTTTGCCGGTGATCTGCTTCCTGTGCTCGATAACCTTGAACGTGCCATTGAGTTCGCTGATAAAGACAACGAGGCTATTAAGCCTATGCTCGAAGGCGTTGAAATGACAGCGAAAAGCTTTGTCGAAGCGCTTGGCAAATTTAACGTTGAAGTGGTTGAGCCACAAGGCGAAACATTCAACCCTGATTTACATCAGGCAATGAGTATGCAACCCAGTGAAGACGTAGCACCTAATACTGTGCTTGCAGTGATGCAAAAGGGCTACACACTCAACGGTCGCCTATTGCGCCCGGCTATGGTGATGGTATCAAAAGCGCCATAA